The genomic segment CATGAGAGGGTCAACCTCTTGTGCTTGGGCAGAAAAAGTAATTAATAGGAAACTGGAGACAGCAAGGGTAGCAATAATGTTAATTTTTCTTACTGTTGCTCCTAACATACTAGGTCAATTCGAGGGGTCGCATATATATTATTGTGGATCTTTAATCTTGAGGAGATGCTGTAACAAAAATTGAGTTGAGGCGGAATGGGGTTATACATCGCGCGAAACGCTATCTTACAGGCTGCATCAAAATCCACCGAGCTAATGGTCGCTAATTCAGAAACTGGCGATAAAATCTGGACTCAGCAGGCTCAAACCGATCCCGAAATTGCTAGAGAATTTGGTGGAGATGGGAATCTCGAACTTTGCCCAACATACAAGATTAAGGTTGCCAGTGCATTACAAAGACTTAAGCTGGGCTTTATAAATCGCTGCTTAGGTGCGAGCCTGAGAATCCCTGTCCGTTCCTCTGCGAGGAATGGCACAATGAAACCATGTCCAAATAAGCTTTAGAACTATGCGCGTTGCCCAAAATATTACAGAACTCGTCGGCAGAACTCCTTTAGTTCGACTCAATCGCATCCCTCAAGCTGAAGGCTGCGTGGCTCAAATTCTGGTCAAATTAGAGGGAATGAACCCCGCTGCCTCCGTAAAAGACAGAATCGGGGTTCACATGATTAACGTTGCCGAACGGGAAGGACAAATCGTACCGGGAGAAACGATTTTAGTCGAACCCACTTCGGGCAATACGGGAATTGCCCTGGCAATGGCAGCAGCGGCGAAGGGCTATCAATTGATTCTGACGATGCCGGAAACGATGAGTACGGAACGGCGGGCGATGTTGCGCGCTTACGGGGCGCAACTGGAACTTACGCCGGGAAATTTGGGGATGAAGGGGGCGATTCAACGGGCGCAAGAACTGGTCGAAAGTACGCCCAAGGCTTATATGCTGCAACAGTTCAAAAATCCCGCTAACCCGGAAATTCACCGCCACACGACGGCGGAGGAGATTTGGGAGGATACGGACGGAGAGGTGGATATTTTGATCGCGGGAGTTGGTACGGGGGGAACGATTACGGGAGTGGCTGAGGCGCTCAAACAACGCAAACCCGAGTTTAGCGCGATCGCGGTCGAACCTATCAATAGCCCCGTGCTTTCCGGCGGTAGCCCCGGACCGCACAAAATTCAGGGAATCGGCGCGGGCTTCGTTCCCGAAGTCCTCAAGCTGGATCTCATCGACGAAACGATTCAGGTTTCCGATGAGGAAGCGATGCGTTACGGTCGCCGTCTGGCTCGAGAAGAGGGCCTCCTCTCGGGGATTTCTTCGGGGGCGGCGCTGTGTGCGGCGATTCAGGTCGCCAAGCGCCCGGAGAATGCGGGTAAGTTAATCGTAATGATTCAACCGAGTTTCGGGGAACGCTACCTGAGTACGCCGTTATTTCAAGATTTAGAGCGCGATCGCGAACCCGTTTTAGTATAAGTAAAAAGCGATCGCAAAGTTAACGCTAAAGTTAACCCGATCGGTCGGGGCGGGTGTGAAGATTACAACCTGCCCTCCCCATGTTCGATTGAATTACACCGAGCCATTAGTAGACATTCCGGCCTTGCGTCCGCTATCCTTGATGGGGCGCAAGGCTCCCTCAAACCCAACTACCGCTTCGCGCAATTAAAAATTAAAGATTAAAACTTAAAAATTGCTGCCCGATACCGATTTCAGCAATTTTAAACGGTAGGCGAATTTGCGCCCTCACGTACTAGGGCGTATATTTTAACAGCGATTAAGTAGGGCGAACGGCTAACAGCACGTTTAGTTGATTTTGTCAAATTGCGCCGAATCAGAATGAGGAATTGAAACTCGGGCTTCTACTGCGGTAATATTCTCCCTCACCTCCTCCTACTCTAGGTTTGAGCAATTCGATCGCACATAATTTTTTCTCGGACGGAATTTTGGAACAACGAGTGGATAAAAGTGTTTGGATTTTCGGCCTCGCGCGCGAGGGTTGCCGAGTTGCGGGCGTTACGCTCGGGTTAGCCCTGGCGCTGACCAGCTACCCAAAGCTCGCGATCGCGCAAAATGCTCGGCTCGGAGTCGTCAGGAGCCAAGAAAACGCGCCGCAATGGGCAGAAATTAGCGATCGCTTGCAAGCCGCCGGGGTCGATTACTGCGTCGTCAACCTCAGCGATCTCAAAGCTGGAGCTAATCTCAGCGATCTGAAAATCCTCTTTCTGCCTAACATCGACAATTTAAACGAAGTTCAAGTTGCAGGCTTAGAAAACTGGCTGGCAAGCGGCGGACGGGCGATTGCCACCGGACCGACAGGAGCGCTATCGCCACCGCCCGCACGCGAGAAGTTGCGATCGCTCTTCGGAGCCTATTGGGGCTTCAGTCTCAGCAACGCCGCTCCCCTAGAACCGTTGCGCGTGCGCGAGCAAGAATGGGTGCGGCAAGCCCCTCCTAACGTCCTGCGCGGTGGCGTAGTCATTCCCACGGGGCTGAACAGTCAAACCGCAGCAGTATGGCGATCGGACGGTACGCCGCCCGCCGTCGTCGTCACCGATCGCACTGCATTTTTGGGCTGGCGCTGGGGAACCCAAGTCGTCGCAGCCGCCGATTTTGATGTGTCTTGGTTGCAAGCAACCTTAAACCGTTACGGCGGCGTTGCAGGGGCTAGCGGCGCGCCCCAAGAACCCTGCCTCGCGTCGGGGGGAACGGCTCGGACTGCACCGCCGCCGCGTCCGGTTGCTCGCGCTACGCCTCCGACTCCAACTCCCCCAGCCGTCGGCGGGCGAGGAACGCCAATTAGCGCGACTCAAGCCCAACAGATGCGTCAAGAATTGACAGAAGCGATCGCGCGTTGGGAAAGCGCCTTATTAATGGCAGAAGTTGCGGTCGAAGGAAATGTATCCATGCACGCAGCGAGCGAACAATTTCTCCGCCGCGTGGATAAGGGGACAAATCCGACCGGGAGGGCGGGAACGCTCAACGCAACCCTGGCTGAGGCGCGCAGCGGACTGCAAGCCTTCGATCGCGCCCTGAGCGATCGCGACTACACCCGCGCTCGGCAGCAGGTGGAACAAGTTCGTAATAACCTCCTGAAAACCTATCCCAGCGATCGCCCGATTCGCTATCCGGAAGTGCGCGCCATTTGGTTCGATCGCGGCACGATTGTTAAGGCGCGATCGAAAGCCGATTTAGTGCCGATCTTCGATCGCCTGCAAGCCGCCGGAATCAACACCCTTTTCTTTGAAACCGTCAACGCCAGCTATCCCATCTATCCCTCGCAAATCGCCCCAGAACAAAACCCCCTGACGCGGGGTTGGGATCCCCTCGCCGCCGCGATCGAACTCGCCCACGAACGCGGAATGGAACTGCACGCTTGGGTGTGGATATTCGCCGCCGCCAACCAGCGCCACAATACCATTCTCGGACAGCCGACGGATTATCCCGGCCCCGTCCTCTCGCGCCATCCCGATTGGATTGCCACCGACAGACAGGGCAGTCGTTTCGAGCGCAACCAAAAAGCCTTTTTCGATCCCGCCAATCCCCAAGTTCGCCAATATCTTCTTTCGCTGCTCGAAGAAATTGCCACTCGTTACGCCGTCGATGGCATTCAACTGGACTATATTCGCTATCCCTTTCAGGATCCCAGCGTCAACCAGACCTATGGGTATGGGAATGCAGCGCGATCGCAATTCCAACAACTCGCCGGAGTCGATCCCGTCACCCTCGCCCCCAATAGCCCCTTATGGGAACGCTGGACGCAGTTTCGCATTCAACAGGTGGATAGTTTTGTCGCCGAAGCCGCGCAACGCCTGAGAGCCAAACGTCCCGAACTGCTACTCTCTGCCGCCGTCTTCCCGATTCCGCGAGCCGAACGCCTCGTGCGACTGCAACAGAACTGGGAAAGCTGGCTCGAGCGCGGCGATCTCGATCTGCTCGTACCGATGACTTATGCGCTCGAAAACGACGATTTCCAACGGCTTGCCACCGGATTGTTCGAGAACCAGCCCCGCAGTAACGCGCTGCTGTTACCCGGAATTCGCCTGCTGCGCCTGCCCGTCTCGACGGCTGCCGATCGCCTCCAACAACTTCGGGATCTGCCTGCTAATGGCTATGCTCTCTTCGCCGCAGAAAATTTAAGTTTAAATGTGGAAACGTTGCTGCGTCAAACTCAAGGTTCTCGCCCCAACGTACCGACCGATCCCCTTCCCCAGCGCCAACCTTTCCAAGCGGCTAATCTGCGCTATCAAACTTTGCACCGGGAATGGGTGTTTTTATTGCAGAACGGACAGTTGAATGTTGAGGAAGTTGCTCTCAAACAATGGTCGCTACAAGCGGATTTGCTGGCGACAGCGCTGAATAAACTCGCAGAAACGCCCAATGTTACCAATTTACAAGCGGCGCAGAGGACGTTAGCGAGCTTCGAGCAGCAATTTGGAACTTGGACGCGACAGTACGCGCAAGAGAGTCCGGAGCGGGTGTCAGCTTGGGAGAATCGCCTCGACGCGATCGCGCGTTTGTTGCGCTACGGACAAAATAGAGGGTTTTGAAGGCATAGCACTCACTATAATTGACAATTGACAATTGATAACGTTCGGAGCCGTTCTGATAAAATCCGCAAAATCGCCCATACCCTTGCACCTCCGATTAGGTTGATGTCATAAAAAGAGGCTTCGCCTTAAGGGAGCAATGAATTTTTACCGAAGCCCTATTTACTGGCAGTTCTTAACCTTCGCGATCGATATCGAAGGGCAGTTCGATCGCGAATTCGGTTCCTTTGCCGGGATTCGAGTGACAGTAAAGTTTGCCGCCATGTCTCTCGGTAATAATTTGATGGCAGACCGACAGACCGATACCCTGTCCCTGACCGGTGGGTTTAGTCGTGAAGAATGGGTCAAAAATTTTCGGTTGCACGGCTTCAGGAATACCGATCCCGCTATCGGCAATACGAATTGCGATCCCGCGATCGCCTATCATTTCAGTGCGAATCTTAATTGTATTGCGCGACGATGGATCGGCTTCAATCGCATCGATCGCATTGCTGAGGATATTCAGCAGCGCTTGATTGAGAAGTATGGGATAGCATTGAACTAGCGGTAGACTTTCGTAATCGCGCGCGATCGCAATTGCCGGACGCTCGGCCGTTGCTTGGAGACGATGTTGCAAAATCGTTAAAGCGCTTTCGATCCCTTCGTGGATATCGACAGGT from the Oscillatoria sp. FACHB-1406 genome contains:
- a CDS encoding family 10 glycosylhydrolase; the encoded protein is MDKSVWIFGLAREGCRVAGVTLGLALALTSYPKLAIAQNARLGVVRSQENAPQWAEISDRLQAAGVDYCVVNLSDLKAGANLSDLKILFLPNIDNLNEVQVAGLENWLASGGRAIATGPTGALSPPPAREKLRSLFGAYWGFSLSNAAPLEPLRVREQEWVRQAPPNVLRGGVVIPTGLNSQTAAVWRSDGTPPAVVVTDRTAFLGWRWGTQVVAAADFDVSWLQATLNRYGGVAGASGAPQEPCLASGGTARTAPPPRPVARATPPTPTPPAVGGRGTPISATQAQQMRQELTEAIARWESALLMAEVAVEGNVSMHAASEQFLRRVDKGTNPTGRAGTLNATLAEARSGLQAFDRALSDRDYTRARQQVEQVRNNLLKTYPSDRPIRYPEVRAIWFDRGTIVKARSKADLVPIFDRLQAAGINTLFFETVNASYPIYPSQIAPEQNPLTRGWDPLAAAIELAHERGMELHAWVWIFAAANQRHNTILGQPTDYPGPVLSRHPDWIATDRQGSRFERNQKAFFDPANPQVRQYLLSLLEEIATRYAVDGIQLDYIRYPFQDPSVNQTYGYGNAARSQFQQLAGVDPVTLAPNSPLWERWTQFRIQQVDSFVAEAAQRLRAKRPELLLSAAVFPIPRAERLVRLQQNWESWLERGDLDLLVPMTYALENDDFQRLATGLFENQPRSNALLLPGIRLLRLPVSTAADRLQQLRDLPANGYALFAAENLSLNVETLLRQTQGSRPNVPTDPLPQRQPFQAANLRYQTLHREWVFLLQNGQLNVEEVALKQWSLQADLLATALNKLAETPNVTNLQAAQRTLASFEQQFGTWTRQYAQESPERVSAWENRLDAIARLLRYGQNRGF
- the cysK gene encoding cysteine synthase A encodes the protein MRVAQNITELVGRTPLVRLNRIPQAEGCVAQILVKLEGMNPAASVKDRIGVHMINVAEREGQIVPGETILVEPTSGNTGIALAMAAAAKGYQLILTMPETMSTERRAMLRAYGAQLELTPGNLGMKGAIQRAQELVESTPKAYMLQQFKNPANPEIHRHTTAEEIWEDTDGEVDILIAGVGTGGTITGVAEALKQRKPEFSAIAVEPINSPVLSGGSPGPHKIQGIGAGFVPEVLKLDLIDETIQVSDEEAMRYGRRLAREEGLLSGISSGAALCAAIQVAKRPENAGKLIVMIQPSFGERYLSTPLFQDLERDREPVLV